A region of Rhizorhabdus wittichii RW1 DNA encodes the following proteins:
- a CDS encoding oxidoreductase domain protein (PFAM: oxidoreductase domain protein) — MTPPLRFAVVGRGRMAAAMRALVGDVDEAEADAVYIAGRNRDHAARSLAALAAGKAVLCEKPATMSAAEAEAVVAQAQRVGRLYMEAVATPFLPAVAMALAAARSGRIGALTHVEASFGYRVRRADHPRLFEADGGVLADRAVYPLMLALIALGPVRAMRCTVDRDAAGLDVAARLELDHAGGGVSDLAVSFTRRLDNSLRIAGDAGAVEVQPPLLTAQRLRFTGPGRAGPPPLWRHARQNPLVRRLGDLGSRDSARWHPFGASPYLHEIEHFAALHRAGAIESPVVSHARTIEVARLVEQARRA, encoded by the coding sequence GTGACCCCGCCGCTGCGCTTCGCCGTGGTCGGGCGCGGCCGGATGGCGGCGGCGATGCGCGCGCTGGTCGGCGACGTCGACGAAGCCGAGGCCGACGCCGTCTATATCGCCGGGCGCAATCGCGACCATGCCGCCCGCTCGCTCGCCGCGCTCGCCGCCGGCAAGGCGGTGCTGTGCGAGAAGCCCGCGACGATGAGCGCCGCCGAGGCCGAGGCCGTCGTTGCGCAGGCGCAACGGGTCGGGCGTCTCTATATGGAGGCGGTCGCCACGCCCTTCCTGCCCGCCGTGGCGATGGCGCTGGCGGCGGCGCGATCGGGCCGGATCGGCGCGCTGACCCATGTCGAGGCGAGCTTCGGCTATCGCGTCCGCCGCGCCGACCATCCCCGGCTGTTCGAGGCGGACGGCGGGGTGCTTGCCGACCGCGCGGTCTATCCGCTGATGCTGGCGCTGATCGCGCTCGGCCCGGTGCGGGCGATGCGCTGCACGGTCGATCGCGACGCCGCCGGCCTCGACGTCGCCGCGCGCCTCGAGCTCGATCATGCGGGCGGCGGCGTCTCGGACCTCGCCGTCTCCTTCACCCGGCGGCTCGACAACAGCCTGCGCATTGCCGGCGACGCCGGCGCGGTCGAGGTGCAGCCGCCGCTGCTGACCGCGCAGCGGCTGCGCTTCACCGGGCCTGGCCGGGCGGGGCCGCCACCATTGTGGCGCCATGCCCGGCAAAATCCGCTGGTGCGGCGGCTGGGCGATCTCGGCAGCCGGGACTCGGCGCGCTGGCATCCGTTCGGCGCCAGCCCCTATCTCCACGAGATCGAGCATTTCGCCGCGCTCCACCGCGCCGGGGCGATCGAGAGCCCGGTGGTCAGCCATGCGCGGACGATCGAGGTCGCCCGCCTCGTCGAACAGGCGCGCCGGGCATGA
- a CDS encoding response regulator receiver protein (PFAM: regulatory protein, LuxR; response regulator receiver; Sigma-70, region 4 type 2), whose amino-acid sequence MTARRIIHIVDDEAIVRASIVSLVQAHGPFECREYADGEACLAVIDAIEPGCVVLDLQLDEVGGSKLIRALAERQDRFRMVVVTGLSDLATAIEAFRLGAVDFLHKPYEMRALLDAIDRGFHLLEQGGEPPALVAEARARLARLTPDEARVLALLIQGGTNQDIARMLGVDSRKVQIDRARALAAIDAPSILAAIRTAAIAGWPPAAG is encoded by the coding sequence ATGACCGCACGGCGGATCATCCATATCGTCGATGACGAGGCGATCGTGCGCGCCTCGATCGTCAGCCTCGTGCAGGCGCACGGCCCGTTCGAATGCCGCGAATATGCCGATGGAGAGGCGTGCCTCGCCGTGATCGACGCCATCGAGCCGGGATGCGTGGTGCTCGACCTTCAGCTCGACGAGGTCGGTGGGTCGAAGCTGATCCGCGCCCTCGCCGAGCGGCAGGACCGGTTCCGGATGGTCGTCGTCACCGGCCTCAGCGATCTCGCCACCGCGATCGAGGCATTCCGCCTCGGCGCGGTCGACTTCCTCCACAAGCCCTATGAGATGCGCGCGCTGCTCGACGCGATCGACCGGGGCTTCCACCTGCTCGAACAAGGCGGCGAGCCGCCTGCGCTGGTGGCCGAGGCGAGGGCGAGGCTCGCGCGCCTCACGCCGGACGAAGCCAGGGTGCTGGCGCTGTTGATCCAGGGCGGGACCAACCAGGACATCGCCCGGATGCTGGGCGTCGATTCGCGCAAGGTGCAGATCGATCGCGCCCGCGCGCTGGCCGCGATCGACGCGCCGTCGATCCTGGCCGCGATCCGCACCGCCGCGATCGCCGGCTGGCCGCCCGCCGCCGGCTGA
- a CDS encoding glycosyl transferase, group 1 (PFAM: glycosyl transferase, group 1), translated as MKLAYLLNSYPMTSTTFIRREIAAIERAGVPVKRFAVRHWAERLVDPQDMAEQARTEYLLTGRGGRLAAGLAAHALRHPRRFGEALEMTAALRRAAGGGVIRHAAYLAQAIRLKRRCDALGITHVHAHFSTNAAAVAMLCRRLGGPRYSFTVHGPDELELFAASSLTEKALHARAVIAISGYCRDRLRAHLPESLWDRVRVIPCGLDLRAYPAAPPPPSMSARLLSVGRLCPQKAQVEIPAAIAAAAAAGHPELSVALVGDGESRTAIEQAIRATGTGGRVKLLGWRSNAEVRRRIGETRALLLPSHAEGLPIVIMEAFALGRPVIATRIAGIPELVDERCGWLVEPGDGAGLAAAIGAAMDAGEADLAAMGAEARRRVAARHDLDRIAPELIGLFAAED; from the coding sequence ATGAAGCTCGCCTATCTGCTCAACAGCTATCCGATGACGAGCACGACCTTCATCCGGCGCGAGATCGCCGCGATCGAGCGGGCGGGGGTGCCGGTCAAGCGCTTCGCGGTGCGGCACTGGGCCGAGCGGCTGGTCGATCCGCAGGACATGGCCGAACAGGCGCGCACCGAATATCTGCTGACGGGCCGGGGCGGCCGGCTGGCGGCCGGGCTCGCGGCCCACGCGCTCCGCCATCCGCGCCGCTTCGGCGAGGCGCTGGAGATGACGGCGGCGCTGCGCCGCGCGGCGGGCGGGGGCGTGATCCGCCACGCCGCCTATCTGGCCCAGGCGATCCGGCTGAAGCGGCGCTGCGACGCGCTCGGCATCACCCATGTCCATGCCCATTTCTCGACCAATGCGGCGGCGGTGGCGATGCTGTGCCGGCGGCTGGGCGGGCCGCGCTACAGCTTCACCGTCCACGGGCCCGACGAGCTGGAGCTGTTCGCCGCGAGCAGCCTGACCGAAAAGGCGCTCCACGCGCGGGCGGTGATCGCGATCAGCGGCTATTGCCGCGACCGGCTGCGCGCGCACCTGCCCGAAAGCCTGTGGGACAGGGTCCGGGTGATCCCGTGCGGCCTCGACCTGCGCGCCTATCCGGCCGCGCCGCCACCGCCGTCGATGAGCGCGCGGCTGCTGTCGGTCGGTCGGCTCTGCCCGCAAAAGGCGCAGGTCGAGATCCCGGCGGCGATCGCGGCTGCGGCGGCGGCGGGCCATCCCGAGTTGTCGGTGGCGCTGGTCGGCGACGGCGAGAGCCGGACCGCGATCGAGCAGGCGATCCGGGCGACCGGCACCGGCGGACGGGTCAAGCTGCTCGGCTGGCGCAGCAATGCCGAGGTCCGCCGCCGGATCGGCGAGACCCGCGCGCTGTTGCTGCCCAGCCATGCAGAGGGGCTGCCGATCGTGATCATGGAGGCGTTCGCGCTCGGCCGGCCGGTGATCGCCACCCGCATCGCCGGCATCCCCGAACTGGTCGACGAGCGCTGCGGCTGGCTGGTCGAGCCCGGCGACGGCGCCGGCCTCGCGGCGGCGATCGGCGCCGCGATGGACGCCGGCGAGGCCGATCTGGCGGCGATGGGGGCCGAGGCCCGCCGGCGCGTCGCCGCCCGCCACGACCTCGACCGGATCGCGCCGGAACTGATCGGGCTGTTCGCGGCGGAGGACTAG
- a CDS encoding TonB-dependent receptor, plug (PFAM: TonB-dependent receptor; TonB-dependent receptor, plug) → MRTFTTSLIAALAILPGTAHAEEADADSIVVTATRTETKLSEVGKSISVIDAATIEQRQTVPLADLLRTLPGVTIQRNGGLGTITSVFIRGAQSDQTVALIDGIKLNDPSAPGGGFNFADLLTDNLERIEVLRGPQSVLWGSQAIGGVINLITREPTDRFEVRATGEYGRYETGRLSGAVSGKVGPTAISAGAGYLTTDGISVADSGTEKDGYHLFGAHLKTTTELTEQLSLDLRGFYTKSKVDLDGFPAPNYTLADTDEYQRQQQIVGYAGLNANLFDGRFRNRFAAAFTRIDRDSYDPAAAPVKNFDARGRNLRFEYQGIAELGLVRATFGAEHQEEKLRTISAYFGPPVTARAKANIDSAYLDLHARPIEGLNLGAGVRYDDHSQFGDATTASADLAYSPNGGSTTLRASYGEGFKAPSLYQLYGDYGFRDLRPEKAKGWDAGIAQKLISEAVELRATWFQRNTTNLIDFDLGTFTYANIARARARGVEAELRIAPTSELLFTANYSFTNARNRERTDPNFGRQLARRPRQTVNVTGDYRWPFGLTTGATITHVSRSFDDAANRNRLGDYVLVDLRAALPLTEAIELYGRIENLFDERYQTAAGYGQLGRAATAGVRFRY, encoded by the coding sequence ATGCGGACTTTCACCACATCGCTGATCGCGGCCCTGGCGATATTGCCGGGCACGGCCCACGCCGAGGAGGCCGACGCCGACAGCATCGTCGTCACCGCCACCCGCACCGAGACGAAGCTGTCCGAGGTCGGCAAGTCGATCTCGGTGATCGACGCCGCCACGATCGAGCAGCGCCAGACCGTGCCGCTCGCCGATCTGCTGCGGACGCTGCCGGGCGTGACGATCCAGCGCAACGGCGGCCTCGGCACCATCACCAGCGTGTTCATCCGCGGCGCCCAGTCGGACCAGACGGTGGCGCTGATCGACGGGATCAAGCTCAATGACCCGTCGGCGCCGGGCGGCGGCTTCAACTTCGCCGACCTGCTGACCGACAATCTCGAGCGGATCGAGGTGCTGCGCGGGCCGCAGTCGGTGCTGTGGGGCAGCCAGGCGATCGGCGGCGTGATCAACCTGATCACCCGCGAGCCGACCGACCGGTTCGAGGTGCGGGCGACCGGCGAATATGGCCGCTACGAGACCGGCCGCCTGTCGGGCGCGGTCAGCGGCAAGGTCGGCCCGACCGCGATCAGCGCCGGCGCGGGCTACCTGACCACCGACGGCATCTCGGTCGCCGACAGCGGCACGGAGAAGGACGGCTATCACCTGTTCGGCGCGCATCTCAAGACGACGACCGAGCTGACCGAGCAGCTCTCGCTCGACCTGCGCGGCTTCTATACGAAGAGCAAGGTCGACCTCGACGGCTTCCCGGCGCCGAACTACACCCTCGCCGACACCGACGAATATCAGCGCCAGCAGCAGATCGTCGGCTATGCCGGGCTCAACGCCAACCTGTTCGACGGCCGCTTCCGCAACCGCTTCGCCGCCGCCTTCACCCGGATCGACCGCGACAGCTACGACCCGGCGGCGGCTCCGGTGAAGAATTTCGACGCGCGCGGGCGCAACCTGCGCTTCGAATATCAGGGCATCGCCGAGTTGGGGCTCGTCCGGGCCACCTTCGGCGCCGAGCATCAGGAGGAGAAGCTCCGCACGATCAGCGCCTATTTCGGCCCGCCGGTGACGGCGCGCGCCAAGGCGAACATCGACAGCGCCTATCTCGACCTCCACGCCCGGCCGATCGAGGGCCTCAACCTCGGCGCCGGGGTCCGCTACGACGACCACAGCCAGTTCGGCGACGCGACGACGGCCAGCGCCGACCTCGCTTATTCGCCGAACGGGGGATCGACCACCCTCCGCGCCAGCTATGGCGAGGGCTTCAAGGCGCCGTCGCTCTACCAGCTCTACGGCGACTACGGCTTCCGCGACCTGCGGCCCGAAAAGGCCAAGGGCTGGGACGCCGGCATCGCCCAGAAGCTGATCAGCGAGGCGGTCGAGCTGCGCGCGACCTGGTTCCAGCGCAACACGACCAACCTGATCGACTTCGACCTGGGCACCTTCACCTACGCCAATATCGCGCGGGCGCGGGCGCGCGGCGTCGAGGCCGAGCTGCGCATCGCGCCGACCAGCGAGCTGCTGTTCACCGCGAACTACAGCTTCACCAACGCCCGCAACCGCGAGCGGACCGATCCCAATTTCGGCCGCCAGCTCGCCCGGCGGCCGCGCCAGACGGTGAACGTGACCGGCGACTATCGCTGGCCGTTCGGCCTGACCACGGGCGCCACGATCACCCATGTCTCGCGCAGCTTCGACGATGCCGCCAACCGCAACCGGCTCGGCGACTATGTGCTCGTCGACCTGCGCGCGGCGCTGCCGCTGACCGAGGCGATCGAGCTCTACGGCCGGATCGAGAATCTGTTCGACGAGCGCTACCAGACCGCCGCCGGCTATGGCCAGCTCGGCCGGGCGGCGACAGCCGGTGTCCGCTTCCGCTACTAG
- a CDS encoding response regulator receiver protein (PFAM: response regulator receiver), with the protein MAAGRDVPDDGKTGVPKTILTVDDSAFIRKLLRMALSGQGFLVAEAEDGVAALEWLDVHDRPDVMITDINMPRLDGFGLVAAVRAQDRHDGMPILVLSTESSDDKQDRARTAGADGWLVKPFDPAQLARAIESVSP; encoded by the coding sequence ATGGCGGCGGGGCGCGACGTCCCGGACGACGGGAAGACGGGCGTGCCCAAGACGATCCTCACCGTGGATGATTCAGCGTTCATCCGCAAACTGCTCCGCATGGCCCTGTCGGGGCAGGGCTTCCTCGTGGCCGAGGCCGAGGACGGCGTCGCCGCGCTCGAATGGCTCGACGTCCATGACCGGCCCGACGTGATGATCACCGACATCAACATGCCGCGCCTCGACGGCTTCGGGCTGGTCGCGGCGGTGCGGGCCCAGGACCGCCACGACGGCATGCCGATCCTCGTCCTGTCGACCGAAAGCTCCGACGACAAGCAGGACCGCGCCCGCACCGCCGGTGCCGACGGCTGGCTGGTCAAGCCCTTCGACCCCGCGCAGCTCGCCCGGGCGATCGAGAGCGTCTCGCCATGA
- a CDS encoding Sigma-70, region 4 type 2 (PFAM: regulatory protein, LuxR; Bacterio-opsin activator, HTH domain protein; Sigma-70, region 4 type 2) has product MLALVSDFTQSRIVDMIGAMESDRIEKLTEAQRVCLRMVLMHLSSKDIARELGISPHTVDQRLRMAIQALGVANRFEAARILAKYETPNAYQSAVYQSSHVAPQPVHATVGLSDIHGVRQDDNGYHGSAVREEQIAFRTPAFATGGFVNLPIPTPGRERNDLSIVQRLGWIVSIAIASALAFGGLLAGLDALKRLFQA; this is encoded by the coding sequence ATGCTCGCGCTCGTGTCGGATTTTACACAGTCGAGGATTGTCGATATGATCGGCGCCATGGAATCGGATCGCATAGAGAAGCTCACCGAAGCGCAGCGCGTCTGCCTGCGCATGGTGCTCATGCATCTTTCCTCCAAGGACATCGCCCGCGAACTGGGGATTTCCCCCCACACCGTCGACCAGCGGCTACGCATGGCGATCCAGGCGCTGGGCGTCGCGAACCGCTTCGAAGCGGCGCGAATCCTGGCGAAATACGAGACCCCGAACGCATATCAATCAGCCGTATATCAATCGTCGCATGTTGCTCCACAGCCCGTCCATGCCACTGTCGGGTTGTCCGACATTCATGGGGTTCGGCAGGACGACAACGGCTATCACGGCAGTGCGGTTCGGGAAGAGCAGATCGCTTTCCGTACTCCCGCATTCGCCACCGGCGGCTTCGTCAACCTGCCTATCCCCACGCCGGGGAGGGAGCGTAATGACCTAAGCATCGTGCAGCGTCTGGGGTGGATCGTTTCGATCGCTATTGCCTCGGCGCTCGCATTCGGCGGACTTCTCGCCGGCCTCGACGCGCTGAAGCGCCTTTTCCAGGCCTAA
- a CDS encoding response regulator receiver modulated CheB methylesterase (PFAM: CheB methylesterase; response regulator receiver) — translation MIPTRTKARVLVVDDSVTMRAFFGSIFDRARGIEVVGTAASAEEARRMVVQLRPNVMTLDIEMPGMNGLDYLEEVMRDRPMPVIMLSSLTQKGAEASFQALERGAIDCFPKPTSENREEFAQRLSALVVAAANGSARSARYAREVPARTGSTHHHHHPPAFDWNGRIAVASASTGGVDALLQLLPGLPVDGPPIVVSLRIEPEFVAPLMQRLKTRCPARVMLAEDGRPLRRGEIQIACDPATHAVIDRWPDPAVKLLRTDPVNGARPSASLLFATAARTAGANVVGAILTGIGTDGVAGIKALHAAGGITIAQDSATCLVDQAPAAARAAGAIARDLPIESIAAAILDGCRAAVDAAA, via the coding sequence ATGATTCCCACCCGTACCAAGGCGCGCGTCCTCGTCGTCGACGATTCCGTCACCATGCGCGCCTTCTTCGGCTCGATCTTCGACCGCGCGCGCGGCATCGAGGTGGTCGGCACCGCCGCCAGCGCCGAGGAGGCGCGGCGGATGGTCGTCCAGCTCCGCCCCAATGTCATGACCCTCGACATCGAGATGCCGGGGATGAACGGCCTCGACTATCTGGAGGAGGTCATGCGCGACCGGCCGATGCCGGTGATCATGCTGTCCTCGCTCACCCAGAAGGGAGCCGAGGCCTCGTTCCAGGCGCTCGAACGCGGCGCGATCGACTGCTTCCCCAAGCCGACCTCGGAAAACCGCGAGGAGTTCGCGCAGCGGCTGAGCGCGCTCGTCGTCGCCGCGGCCAACGGCTCGGCGCGATCGGCGCGCTACGCCAGGGAGGTCCCCGCCCGCACGGGGAGCACGCACCATCATCACCATCCCCCGGCGTTCGACTGGAACGGCAGGATCGCGGTGGCGAGCGCCTCGACCGGCGGCGTCGACGCGCTGCTCCAACTGTTGCCCGGCCTGCCGGTCGACGGCCCGCCGATCGTCGTCTCGCTGCGGATCGAACCCGAATTCGTCGCGCCGCTGATGCAGCGGCTCAAGACGCGTTGCCCGGCCAGGGTGATGCTCGCCGAGGACGGTCGCCCGCTCCGGCGCGGCGAAATCCAGATCGCCTGCGATCCCGCCACCCATGCGGTGATCGACCGCTGGCCCGATCCCGCGGTCAAGCTGCTGCGGACCGACCCGGTCAACGGCGCGCGCCCGTCGGCCAGCCTGCTGTTCGCGACGGCGGCCCGGACCGCGGGCGCCAACGTGGTCGGGGCGATCCTGACCGGGATCGGCACCGACGGCGTCGCCGGCATCAAGGCGCTGCACGCCGCCGGGGGGATCACCATCGCGCAGGATTCGGCGACCTGCCTGGTCGACCAGGCGCCGGCCGCCGCCCGCGCGGCGGGGGCGATCGCGCGCGACCTGCCGATCGAGTCGATCGCCGCCGCGATCCTCGACGGCTGCCGCGCCGCCGTCGACGCGGCGGCCTGA
- a CDS encoding oxidoreductase domain protein (PFAM: oxidoreductase domain protein; homoserine dehydrogenase, NAD-binding) encodes MAAGDHRRAGRIAIVGTGYVADLYMPSLRSFPGLEIVGAWDVDPDRLAAFARHWSVDPATGFADLVARRPAIVLNLTNPHAHAEVTRAALDAGCHVWSEKPLALDLDEAEALAALAREKGLHLASAPCSLLGRAAQTVWAALRDGRIGTPRLVYAELDDDFLPAAPHPRWRSASGAPWPAADEFRTGCTLEHAGYYLSWLMAMFGPVRRIVGGSARLLDPGQTGAGHGTPDYASATLTFDAMTARLTCSIVARHDHRLRIFGDDGVIEIDEAWANDARVRIRRRHVVRRRLVNSPFATTVRPAGGRHPMVGRRGAAAMNFALGVAEMAQAIAEGCEPRLAGDFALHLTEVALAMQAGGDHRPRTAFAPIAPMDWNE; translated from the coding sequence ATGGCGGCGGGGGACCATCGGCGGGCAGGCCGAATCGCGATCGTGGGGACGGGCTATGTCGCCGATCTCTACATGCCCTCGCTGCGCAGCTTCCCCGGACTGGAGATCGTCGGCGCCTGGGACGTCGACCCGGACCGCCTCGCCGCCTTCGCGCGCCACTGGTCGGTCGACCCCGCAACCGGCTTCGCCGACCTGGTCGCGCGGCGGCCGGCGATCGTCCTGAACCTCACCAACCCGCACGCCCATGCCGAGGTCACCCGCGCGGCGCTCGATGCCGGCTGCCATGTCTGGAGCGAGAAGCCGCTCGCGCTCGACCTCGACGAGGCGGAGGCGCTCGCCGCGCTGGCGCGCGAGAAGGGGCTGCACCTCGCCTCGGCGCCGTGCAGCCTGCTCGGCCGCGCGGCGCAGACCGTCTGGGCGGCGCTGCGCGACGGGCGGATCGGCACGCCCCGGCTCGTCTATGCCGAGCTCGACGACGATTTCCTGCCGGCCGCGCCCCATCCGCGCTGGCGATCGGCGAGCGGTGCGCCCTGGCCGGCGGCCGACGAGTTCCGCACCGGCTGCACGCTCGAACATGCCGGCTATTATCTCTCCTGGCTGATGGCGATGTTCGGGCCGGTGCGGCGGATCGTCGGCGGGTCGGCCCGGCTGCTCGACCCCGGCCAGACCGGCGCCGGCCACGGCACGCCCGACTATGCGTCGGCGACGCTGACCTTCGACGCGATGACGGCGCGGCTCACCTGCTCGATCGTCGCGCGCCACGACCACCGGCTGCGCATCTTCGGCGACGACGGCGTGATCGAGATCGACGAGGCCTGGGCGAACGATGCGCGGGTCCGCATCCGCCGCCGGCACGTCGTTCGCCGACGCCTCGTCAACAGCCCGTTCGCGACGACGGTCAGGCCGGCCGGGGGACGGCATCCGATGGTCGGGCGGCGCGGCGCGGCGGCGATGAACTTCGCGCTCGGCGTCGCCGAGATGGCGCAGGCGATCGCCGAGGGCTGCGAGCCGCGCCTCGCCGGGGACTTCGCGCTCCACCTGACCGAGGTCGCGCTGGCGATGCAGGCGGGTGGCGACCATCGCCCGCGCACCGCCTTCGCTCCGATCGCGCCGATGGACTGGAACGAGTGA
- a CDS encoding Polypeptide-transport-associated domain protein, ShlB-type (PFAM: Polypeptide-transport-associated domain protein, ShlB-type), whose protein sequence is MRSSLFSTAVATALLAASSSQIALAQIVAPGTGQQIAPGRDELQDRTRQQPAAPSRLKIEGDIERAPCALDSPAYANLRVTINEVQFNNLQGVSPEELRESYASLLGADRPVSTICTIRDAAATALRRKGYLAAVLVPVQKIEDGVVRFEVLFAKVVQVRVRGEAGNAETVLASYLSHLTEEKVFNRYVAERYLLLARDMPGYEVRLVLKPAGTAPGELIGEVSVIHTPIEVNASLQNFSARSSGRWTGAVQAQVYGLLGADRLTASVSSTADFKEQQVVQLGYETKLGGEGLTVAGNFTYAWSKPDVRIPGFPGLDLTARTLFATGELRYPLIRTQRFSLVGAAGMDFVNQTVRFAGQDLTRDRLRVGFLRLDMDMGDVPEGRAPTWRASGTLEFRQGLDLFDASPRPRFPLPTVRPARTDGDPTSSLIRGSAAIEYNLGKGFWFAALPRFQYAFDPLFSFEEFSAGNYSIGRGYDPGTIIGDSGLGSGFELRLPRFQPLEKTHLAVQPFVFTDLAWVWNKRNAFTFPLPANPNFLASAGGGFRAVLDNRFRIEGTVAVPLKAAGLQTHNHDPRFLVSLVTKLWPWGN, encoded by the coding sequence TTGCGTAGCTCGCTCTTCTCGACGGCCGTCGCCACGGCCTTGCTCGCCGCATCGTCTTCGCAGATCGCCCTGGCGCAGATCGTCGCGCCCGGCACCGGGCAGCAGATCGCGCCCGGCCGCGACGAGCTCCAGGACAGGACCCGCCAGCAGCCGGCGGCCCCGTCGCGCCTCAAGATCGAAGGCGACATCGAGCGCGCGCCCTGCGCGCTCGACTCGCCCGCTTATGCGAACCTCAGGGTCACGATCAACGAGGTCCAGTTCAACAACCTCCAGGGCGTCAGCCCGGAGGAGCTTCGCGAGTCCTACGCCTCGCTGCTCGGCGCCGACCGGCCGGTCAGCACGATCTGCACGATCCGCGACGCCGCCGCGACCGCGCTGCGCCGCAAGGGCTATCTCGCCGCGGTGCTGGTGCCGGTGCAGAAGATCGAGGACGGCGTCGTCCGGTTCGAGGTGCTGTTCGCCAAGGTCGTCCAGGTCCGGGTGCGCGGCGAGGCCGGCAATGCCGAGACGGTGCTGGCCTCCTACCTGTCGCACCTGACCGAGGAGAAGGTGTTCAACCGCTATGTCGCCGAGCGCTACCTGCTGCTCGCGCGCGACATGCCGGGCTATGAGGTCCGCCTCGTGCTCAAGCCCGCCGGCACCGCGCCGGGCGAGCTGATCGGCGAGGTCAGCGTCATCCACACCCCGATCGAGGTCAATGCGAGCCTCCAGAATTTCTCGGCGCGCAGCTCGGGCCGCTGGACCGGCGCGGTGCAGGCGCAGGTCTATGGCCTGCTCGGCGCCGACCGGCTGACCGCCTCGGTGTCGAGCACCGCCGACTTCAAGGAGCAGCAGGTCGTCCAGCTCGGCTATGAGACGAAGCTGGGTGGCGAGGGGCTGACGGTCGCGGGCAACTTCACCTATGCCTGGTCGAAGCCCGACGTGCGGATACCGGGCTTCCCCGGCCTCGACCTGACCGCGCGGACGCTGTTCGCGACCGGGGAGCTGCGCTATCCGCTGATCCGGACGCAGCGCTTCAGCCTGGTCGGCGCGGCCGGCATGGACTTCGTCAACCAGACGGTGCGGTTCGCCGGCCAGGACCTGACCCGCGACCGGCTGCGCGTCGGCTTCCTCCGCCTCGACATGGACATGGGCGACGTGCCCGAGGGACGCGCGCCGACCTGGCGCGCCTCGGGCACGCTCGAATTCCGCCAGGGGCTCGACCTGTTCGACGCCTCGCCGCGCCCGCGCTTCCCGCTGCCGACGGTTCGTCCGGCGCGGACCGACGGCGATCCGACCTCCAGCCTGATCCGCGGATCGGCCGCGATCGAATATAATCTCGGCAAGGGCTTCTGGTTCGCGGCGCTGCCGCGCTTCCAATATGCCTTCGATCCGTTGTTCAGCTTCGAGGAATTCTCGGCCGGCAACTATTCGATCGGCCGCGGCTACGACCCTGGCACGATCATCGGCGACAGCGGCCTGGGCAGCGGCTTCGAGCTGCGCCTGCCGCGCTTCCAGCCGCTCGAGAAGACCCATCTGGCGGTGCAGCCCTTCGTCTTCACCGACCTCGCCTGGGTCTGGAACAAGCGCAACGCCTTCACTTTCCCGCTGCCGGCGAACCCCAATTTCCTCGCTTCGGCGGGCGGCGGCTTCCGCGCGGTGCTCGACAACCGCTTCCGGATCGAGGGCACGGTCGCGGTGCCGCTCAAGGCGGCGGGTCTGCAGACCCACAACCATGATCCGCGTTTCCTCGTATCTCTGGTGACCAAGCTCTGGCCGTGGGGCAATTGA